The following coding sequences lie in one Danio rerio strain Tuebingen ecotype United States chromosome 25, GRCz12tu, whole genome shotgun sequence genomic window:
- the fibina gene encoding fin bud initiation factor a, producing the protein MWTSPLSGRSDLRRGQKRSIMLPFALGLFLLPLCGAVYEGPLLPEMSNGTFHHFFVPDGDYEETEDPEKCQMLFKWIDRRPCPLEEDRDTVIREDFVIVKQQIEDAARVLETLGKSISFDLDGEDSYGKYLKREIEQIGEAFTNVEKSLLELESKFKQSQETEQREESEFSSNFIKPVYDVRETLQETLDISSGLKDKHELISLIVRNHGSRLSRLKNDYLNV; encoded by the coding sequence ATGTGGACGTCGCCTCTGTCAGGCCGGTCAGACCTCCGCCGTGGACAGAAGCGATCTATCATGTTACCCTTTGCCCTCGGCCTGTTTTTACTGCCTCTTTGTGGCGCGGTCTACGAGGGACCTTTGCTCCCCGAAATGTCCAATGGCACTTTTCACCACTTCTTCGTCCCGGACGGCGATTATGAAGAGACTGAAGACCCCGAGAAGTGCCAGATGCTCTTCAAATGGATCGACCGCAGACCGTGTCCACTGGAGGAAGACCGGGACACGGTTATTAGGGAGGATTTCGTTATAGTAAAGCAGCAGATTGAAGACGCGGCGCGCGTTCTGGAGACTCTCGGGAAGAGCATCTCGTTTGATCTGGACGGAGAGGACAGCTACGGGAAATACCTGAAGCGAGAGATCGAGCAGATCGGCGAGGCTTTCACCAACGTGGAGAAATCTCTGCTGGAGCTGGAGAGCAAGTTCAAGCAGAGCCAGGAGACGGAGCAGAGAGAGGAGAGCGAGTTCAGCAGTAACTTCATCAAGCCCGTGTATGATGTGAGAGAAACGCTGCAGGAGACGCTGGACATCTCATCCGGACTCAAGGATAAACACGAGCTCATTTCTCTGATCGTGAGGAATCACGGCTCCAGGCTAAGCAGGCTGAAAAACGACTATCTGAACGTTTAA